A region from the Chthoniobacterales bacterium genome encodes:
- a CDS encoding exostosin family protein: MARVFLISATPADDESGFNFAPLRDLRQCAELDRFKIHSVASDPEAADLIIFAEFYGAGSYFERLRRHPLVRKYRDKTFLFCANPFVIPLLPGVYAGVEKRWSSSRTRPGFYLGRTRNEFTTFSPPTDDLPYLFSFMGSIRNAPVRRRLATLSHPRSFFQNTTEDFDRVLYGKMDKRERLDYDRRYAELTKASKFVLSPRGLSAASIRLFETMRIGRVPVILSDDWVPPVGPLWEKFSIRVAEREFAQIPHLLEQQESQAVAMGELARKAWEEWFSDEVLFHRLVESCLDIQRRRRIPESLARWPAYLQFLRPLHLRRLLGTQYRALKKSIGLPAARP; the protein is encoded by the coding sequence ATGGCGCGCGTATTCCTAATTTCAGCGACCCCAGCGGACGATGAGAGCGGGTTCAATTTCGCGCCACTTCGGGACCTGCGACAATGCGCGGAGCTCGATCGATTCAAGATTCATTCTGTTGCCTCCGATCCTGAAGCTGCGGATCTGATCATCTTTGCGGAATTCTATGGCGCTGGTTCGTACTTTGAGCGTCTCCGCCGGCATCCGCTCGTGAGGAAGTATCGCGACAAGACCTTTCTCTTCTGCGCCAACCCTTTCGTCATTCCGTTGTTGCCGGGGGTTTACGCGGGCGTGGAGAAACGATGGTCGTCCTCGCGAACCCGGCCCGGTTTCTACCTCGGGCGGACCAGGAACGAATTCACTACGTTCAGCCCACCGACGGACGACTTGCCGTACCTTTTTAGTTTCATGGGTTCAATCCGAAACGCCCCGGTTCGGCGCAGGCTGGCGACGCTATCCCATCCTCGCAGCTTTTTTCAGAATACGACGGAAGACTTCGACCGGGTTCTCTACGGGAAAATGGACAAGCGGGAAAGGCTGGATTACGACCGCCGTTACGCCGAACTGACCAAGGCCAGCAAGTTTGTCCTCTCCCCCAGGGGGCTGAGCGCCGCCAGCATTCGGCTCTTCGAAACAATGCGCATTGGGCGGGTGCCAGTCATTCTGTCGGATGATTGGGTTCCGCCCGTCGGTCCGCTTTGGGAGAAATTTTCGATTCGGGTTGCCGAGCGGGAGTTTGCTCAAATTCCACACCTCCTCGAGCAGCAGGAATCACAGGCGGTGGCGATGGGAGAACTTGCCCGGAAAGCGTGGGAGGAATGGTTCAGCGACGAGGTCTTATTCCACCGGCTCGTCGAGTCTTGCCTGGACATTCAGCGCAGACGGCGAATCCCGGAAAGTCTGGCCCGATGGCCGGCTTATCTTCAATTTCTGCGCCCATTGCATCTCAGGCGACTCCTCGGCACCCAGTACCGCGCCCTCAAGAAGTCGATTGGGCTGCCTGCAGCCCGACCGTAG
- a CDS encoding response regulator, translating into MERTKARILHVDDHQDTRLMMAALLQDCGYGVLTAGSVAEGLDLAKEIDFDLYILDVRLPDGTGVELCQQLRELHPDKPILYYSAYGDEADHQSALAVCGDAYLKKPVCIADIQDSIAELLARRSPKE; encoded by the coding sequence ATGGAACGCACTAAGGCCCGCATTCTTCACGTAGACGATCATCAGGACACCCGGCTGATGATGGCCGCTTTGCTGCAGGATTGCGGCTACGGCGTCCTCACGGCCGGCAGCGTGGCCGAAGGGTTGGATCTCGCCAAGGAAATCGACTTCGACCTTTACATCCTGGACGTGCGACTGCCTGACGGAACCGGAGTCGAGCTTTGCCAGCAGCTGCGCGAGCTTCATCCCGATAAGCCAATTCTGTATTATTCGGCTTACGGAGATGAGGCCGACCATCAAAGTGCGCTGGCTGTGTGCGGGGACGCCTACCTCAAGAAGCCCGTCTGCATTGCTGACATCCAGGACTCAATCGCCGAATTACTCGCGAGGCGCAGCCCGAAAGAGTGA
- a CDS encoding response regulator: protein MIEPARPLRVLCADDNVLVLDMLSKTLQSAGHHVEVATDGRSAVSRVEEDPAYFQLIVTDTRMPRLDGFGVVQEARSAGFEGKIIVFANSLSPEDRQRYAELQVDRVIDKPGKSGELIGAISELGASLP from the coding sequence ATGATCGAACCAGCGCGGCCGCTTCGCGTCCTCTGTGCGGACGACAACGTTCTCGTTCTCGACATGTTGTCGAAGACATTGCAATCCGCCGGACACCATGTGGAGGTGGCCACGGACGGCCGCTCGGCGGTCTCTCGCGTGGAAGAAGATCCCGCCTACTTCCAACTCATCGTCACTGACACGCGGATGCCGCGTCTGGATGGCTTTGGCGTGGTCCAGGAGGCGCGATCCGCCGGTTTCGAGGGAAAGATCATCGTCTTTGCCAATTCGCTGAGTCCCGAAGACCGGCAACGCTACGCCGAACTTCAGGTCGATCGGGTGATCGATAAACCCGGCAAAAGCGGGGAGCTGATCGGCGCCATCAGCGAGTTAGGGGCATCGTTGCCCTAG
- the nifS gene encoding cysteine desulfurase NifS, with amino-acid sequence MISREQIIYLDNNATTQLDPAVVEEMLPYLTDYFGNPSSGYTFGAQVRRAIDLARERVAALLGCEPREIVFTSCGTESNNAAVNSALQLDPSRQHVVTTAVEHSATRRHCETLSKRGVSTTVLPVDGKGNLDLDELENAITPRTAIVTAMWANNETGVLFPIQEIAEIARRKRVLFHTDAIQTVGKIPIQLAGSTINSLSLSAHKLHGPKGVGVLYVNKRSAFKPTLIGGSQENNRRAGTENVASIVALGKAAECAAAALEEEATRVREMRDRFEAGLLEKVPDTFVNGDSVARLPNTSNLSFAGIESDAALVLFDRHHLCCSAGSACRTGSLEASHVLRAMNLSPERTRGSMRFSFGRFNTEAEVDRALEIIPAVIAQLRELSPASLAWEKVIA; translated from the coding sequence ATGATCTCTCGCGAGCAGATCATTTATCTTGATAACAACGCCACCACGCAACTGGATCCCGCCGTGGTGGAGGAGATGCTGCCGTACCTGACGGATTACTTCGGTAATCCCTCGAGTGGCTACACTTTTGGGGCCCAGGTCCGCCGGGCAATCGACCTGGCGCGGGAACGGGTCGCCGCGCTCCTGGGATGCGAACCCAGAGAGATCGTTTTCACGAGCTGCGGAACGGAGTCGAATAACGCGGCGGTTAATTCAGCGCTCCAACTCGATCCGTCACGCCAGCACGTGGTGACGACCGCCGTCGAGCATAGTGCCACCCGGCGGCATTGCGAGACGCTTTCGAAACGCGGTGTCTCAACTACGGTCCTTCCGGTAGACGGCAAGGGAAACCTGGATCTCGATGAGCTGGAAAACGCGATCACGCCTCGCACCGCGATTGTCACCGCCATGTGGGCCAACAACGAGACCGGCGTCCTGTTTCCCATCCAGGAAATAGCAGAGATCGCGCGCAGGAAACGGGTCCTTTTTCATACCGACGCCATCCAAACCGTGGGGAAAATTCCGATTCAGCTGGCCGGCTCGACGATCAATTCGCTCTCCCTTTCCGCGCACAAGCTGCATGGCCCGAAAGGGGTCGGTGTCCTTTACGTGAACAAACGATCGGCCTTTAAGCCGACTCTTATTGGTGGGAGCCAGGAGAATAATCGGCGCGCCGGAACAGAAAACGTGGCGTCAATTGTGGCTTTAGGGAAAGCGGCTGAATGCGCCGCAGCGGCCCTGGAGGAAGAAGCCACCCGCGTCCGCGAGATGCGCGATCGTTTCGAGGCGGGTCTGCTGGAAAAGGTGCCGGATACTTTCGTAAATGGGGATTCGGTGGCGCGCCTTCCCAACACCTCGAATCTCTCGTTCGCCGGAATAGAATCGGATGCGGCCCTGGTATTGTTCGATCGACATCATCTCTGTTGCTCGGCCGGCTCGGCTTGCCGCACCGGATCTTTGGAGGCGTCGCACGTCCTGCGTGCCATGAATCTGAGCCCGGAACGGACTCGAGGCAGCATGCGCTTTTCCTTTGGGCGCTTCAACACCGAAGCAGAAGTAGATCGGGCCTTGGAGATCATTCCGGCGGTGATCGCGCAGCTGCGCGAACTATCGCCGGCCTCGCTCGCGTGGGAAAAGGTTATTGCCTAA
- a CDS encoding lipid-A-disaccharide synthase N-terminal domain-containing protein — MNSLQFLAETHVFGILIHPWKIVGLSGSLVFGLRFLIQWIASERARKSVIPFGFWECSALGSLLMLSYFAIYQRDSVGVLSTAMPLPIYLRNLYFRYTHRAPQHPGNAPRPPE, encoded by the coding sequence ATGAACAGCCTTCAGTTTCTCGCCGAGACGCACGTGTTCGGAATTTTGATTCACCCGTGGAAAATCGTGGGCTTGAGCGGAAGCCTCGTCTTCGGCCTGCGCTTTCTCATCCAATGGATCGCGTCGGAACGCGCCCGTAAAAGCGTGATCCCGTTCGGTTTTTGGGAGTGCAGCGCGCTCGGCAGCCTGCTGATGCTGAGTTATTTTGCGATCTACCAGCGGGATTCCGTGGGCGTCCTGAGCACGGCCATGCCGCTGCCGATTTACCTGCGGAACCTCTACTTTCGTTATACGCACCGGGCTCCCCAGCACCCGGGAAACGCGCCGCGCCCACCAGAGTAG
- a CDS encoding GNAT family N-acetyltransferase: MPKIRPSPWKIALAKTPEQIGRCSAVMRELRPHIEAIDFAARVLQQQKEGYQLAYLELDRVVRSVAGFRIFNMLFSGRTLYIDDLVTHDSDRSRGFGAALFDWLVEHARENDCEHLTLDSGVQRFAAHRFYLNRGMEITSHHFDLKLSR, from the coding sequence ATGCCGAAAATCAGGCCATCTCCCTGGAAGATTGCGCTGGCGAAAACGCCGGAGCAGATCGGCCGGTGCAGCGCGGTGATGCGAGAGTTGCGCCCGCACATCGAGGCAATTGATTTCGCCGCCCGCGTTCTTCAACAGCAGAAAGAGGGATATCAGCTTGCCTATCTCGAACTCGACCGGGTCGTCCGATCCGTGGCCGGCTTTCGCATTTTCAACATGCTCTTCTCGGGCCGCACCCTTTATATCGACGATCTGGTCACGCACGATTCCGATCGTTCCCGGGGATTTGGCGCCGCTCTCTTTGATTGGCTCGTCGAGCACGCCAGGGAGAACGATTGCGAGCACCTCACGCTCGATTCGGGGGTCCAGCGATTCGCCGCCCACCGCTTTTATCTCAATCGCGGAATGGAAATCACTTCGCATCACTTTGATCTCAAGCTCAGCCGATAA
- the hisC gene encoding histidinol-phosphate transaminase, protein MSSIWDIANPQLRALSVYEPGKPIEETARELGADADEIIKLASNENPLGPSPKALMAMRAALDSSHLYPDGGGYYLREALAAKLGLSRDHLILGSGSNEIIEFLGHAFLDRGDDVITSQHAFIAYKLVAEVLGARTIEVPSPDLCHDLEGILAAITPKTRLIFIANPNNPTGTLVGQDAIDRFMERVPENIVVVFDEAYFEYLDDPPDTLRFVRAGRNVAVLRTFSKMQGLASLRVGYAIARPELIQVLQKTRQPFNVNGLGQIAALASLGDEEHRRETKRVTDEGREYLEKELGAMNLRFVPSVANFILVNVGDGAKVFRELLARRVIVRALKGYDLPQWIRISVGTMKQNQRCIAALREALRSGSA, encoded by the coding sequence ATGTCATCCATCTGGGATATCGCCAACCCGCAATTGCGCGCGCTGTCCGTTTATGAGCCGGGCAAACCCATCGAGGAGACCGCGCGCGAGCTGGGGGCGGATGCGGACGAAATCATCAAACTCGCCTCCAATGAGAACCCCCTCGGGCCTTCACCCAAGGCCCTGATGGCGATGCGGGCCGCGCTCGACTCCTCGCACCTTTATCCGGACGGCGGGGGCTATTATCTGCGGGAGGCGCTCGCGGCAAAACTCGGTCTCAGCCGCGATCATCTCATTCTTGGCAGTGGATCGAACGAGATCATCGAGTTCCTTGGCCACGCTTTCCTGGATCGCGGTGATGACGTCATCACTTCGCAGCATGCGTTCATCGCCTACAAACTCGTCGCGGAGGTCCTGGGCGCCCGGACGATCGAAGTGCCGAGTCCCGATCTCTGCCACGATCTCGAGGGAATTCTGGCCGCCATCACGCCGAAAACGCGCCTCATTTTCATCGCGAATCCAAATAATCCGACCGGCACCCTCGTAGGACAGGACGCCATCGACCGGTTCATGGAGCGCGTGCCGGAAAACATTGTCGTAGTTTTCGATGAGGCCTATTTCGAATACCTCGATGATCCGCCCGATACGTTGCGCTTCGTCCGCGCGGGCCGCAATGTGGCCGTCCTCCGCACTTTTTCGAAAATGCAGGGTCTCGCCAGTTTGCGCGTCGGGTATGCGATTGCCCGCCCAGAGCTGATTCAGGTCCTGCAAAAAACGCGACAGCCGTTCAACGTGAACGGCCTTGGCCAGATCGCAGCGCTCGCCAGTCTCGGCGATGAGGAACACCGCCGCGAGACCAAACGGGTCACGGACGAAGGCCGCGAGTATCTGGAGAAAGAGCTGGGCGCGATGAACCTTCGCTTCGTGCCAAGCGTCGCGAATTTTATTCTCGTGAACGTTGGCGATGGGGCAAAAGTCTTCCGGGAATTACTCGCCCGGCGGGTCATTGTGCGCGCTTTGAAAGGATATGATCTGCCCCAGTGGATTCGAATTTCCGTCGGCACCATGAAACAGAATCAACGCTGCATCGCGGCCTTGCGGGAAGCGTTGCGGAGTGGTTCGGCGTGA
- the mnmE gene encoding tRNA uridine-5-carboxymethylaminomethyl(34) synthesis GTPase MnmE — MTDSSESELPGETIAAISTPAGEGAVALVRISGEAAIAIANRIYRGPENPSDFPTHTQRLGEIIEGDRVIDQVMLAVHRAPASYTGEDVVEISCHGGILVTAQVLETCLRAGARGARPGEFTERAFLNGKMDLTQAEAVMDLIRARSDLALRSAREQLEGALGEKIAGIRKALVDLLAHLEAAIDFPEEGIAPDKGAKLRARLDAIREQVRALVATADQGRVLREGLRAVIYGPTNAGKSSLLNRLLGYERAIVSEQPGTTRDTIDEVINLHGIPIRLLDTAGLRESDDEIERQGMARTRRSLAGADLLLQVLDRSVAKPADFKANSTEQIQIVLLNKSDLPEHPDWAGVDALRICCLSERGLEGLEEAILARISEKHLRPESAVAINTRHRDCLRRVLSACDLAAGTMESAFAPEYVVVDLREAVRALDEITGAATPEEVRDALFAQFCIGK; from the coding sequence GTGACTGATTCTAGCGAGTCGGAGCTTCCGGGGGAGACGATTGCCGCTATTTCCACTCCCGCGGGAGAGGGCGCGGTTGCCCTGGTTCGCATCTCGGGCGAGGCCGCAATTGCCATCGCGAATCGCATTTATCGCGGGCCGGAAAATCCCTCCGATTTCCCCACTCATACGCAACGGCTGGGTGAAATTATTGAAGGCGATCGCGTGATCGACCAGGTGATGCTCGCGGTCCACCGCGCGCCGGCGAGCTACACCGGTGAGGATGTGGTTGAGATCAGTTGTCATGGCGGCATCCTGGTCACCGCCCAGGTGCTGGAAACCTGTCTCCGGGCCGGAGCGCGCGGAGCGCGGCCGGGCGAATTTACAGAGCGCGCCTTTCTCAATGGCAAGATGGATCTTACTCAGGCGGAAGCCGTCATGGATTTGATCCGGGCCCGAAGCGATCTTGCGTTGCGGTCAGCACGGGAACAACTCGAAGGCGCGCTCGGAGAAAAAATTGCCGGCATTCGAAAGGCGCTGGTGGACCTCCTCGCGCACCTGGAAGCCGCCATCGATTTTCCGGAAGAAGGCATCGCGCCGGATAAAGGCGCGAAGTTGAGAGCACGGCTGGATGCGATTCGGGAACAAGTGCGCGCCCTGGTCGCCACCGCGGATCAAGGCCGGGTTTTGCGGGAGGGGCTTCGCGCGGTGATTTACGGCCCGACAAACGCCGGGAAATCGAGTCTGCTCAATCGCCTGCTCGGCTACGAGCGCGCGATTGTCAGCGAACAGCCTGGCACGACGCGCGATACCATCGACGAAGTCATCAACCTCCACGGTATTCCGATTCGTTTGCTCGATACGGCCGGCCTGCGCGAATCGGACGACGAAATCGAGCGACAAGGAATGGCTCGCACGCGGCGCTCTCTCGCCGGCGCCGATCTTCTCCTTCAAGTGCTCGATCGCAGCGTGGCGAAGCCGGCGGACTTTAAGGCTAATTCCACGGAACAAATTCAGATCGTGCTCCTCAACAAAAGCGACCTTCCGGAGCATCCCGACTGGGCTGGCGTCGATGCTCTGCGAATTTGCTGCCTTTCCGAGCGAGGGCTCGAAGGGTTGGAGGAAGCGATCCTCGCCAGAATTTCCGAAAAACACCTCCGCCCGGAAAGCGCGGTGGCGATCAACACGCGGCACCGCGATTGCCTCCGCCGCGTGCTCAGCGCCTGCGATCTCGCGGCTGGCACCATGGAATCCGCTTTTGCGCCGGAATATGTCGTCGTCGATTTGCGAGAGGCGGTGCGCGCTCTCGATGAAATTACCGGAGCGGCGACACCGGAAGAAGTCCGGGACGCGCTCTTCGCCCAGTTCTGCATCGGGAAATGA
- a CDS encoding quinone-dependent dihydroorotate dehydrogenase, translating into MIASDMYKFVVRPALFTLSAEAAHNLAIRALRAASTRPSMLRQLERFAPEPNPKRLFGLTFPNPIGLAAGFDKNGVAIPALAALGFGLVEIGTVTAKSQPGNPKPRIFRYSEQEALINRLGFNNDGADVVAARLREVRDSGRWPKIPVGINIGKSKITPIEEATEDYLYSFRLLSAQADYVVLNVSSPNTPGLRSLQGKDALEELLGSIRSENQASRKPVLLKIAPDLSLPELEEVIGISEQNDIAGIIATNTTLDHSAIPPSHDQQGGLSGRPLRQKSTEMVRAITARSRLPVIASGGIVDAESAREKWEAGAQLLQVYTGYVYRGPGLLREIAAIG; encoded by the coding sequence ATGATCGCCAGCGACATGTATAAATTCGTCGTTAGGCCGGCGCTCTTCACCCTGTCCGCCGAAGCCGCGCACAATCTTGCGATCCGCGCTCTTCGGGCCGCCTCCACCCGTCCCAGCATGCTGCGTCAACTCGAGCGGTTTGCGCCCGAGCCGAATCCGAAGAGGCTTTTCGGCCTTACTTTCCCCAATCCAATCGGTCTCGCCGCGGGCTTTGATAAGAATGGCGTCGCAATTCCAGCCCTGGCCGCGCTGGGATTTGGCCTTGTCGAGATCGGCACAGTGACGGCGAAATCCCAGCCGGGCAATCCCAAGCCGCGCATCTTTCGCTATTCTGAACAGGAGGCGTTGATCAATCGGCTCGGCTTCAACAATGACGGGGCCGACGTAGTTGCGGCCCGGTTGCGAGAAGTGCGTGACAGTGGGCGCTGGCCGAAAATTCCGGTCGGAATCAATATCGGCAAATCGAAAATCACGCCGATCGAGGAGGCGACGGAGGATTATCTTTACTCTTTTCGCCTGCTCTCGGCGCAGGCCGATTACGTCGTGCTCAACGTCAGTTCGCCGAACACGCCCGGCCTTCGTTCGTTGCAGGGAAAGGATGCCCTGGAAGAATTATTGGGTTCCATTCGCTCGGAAAACCAGGCTAGCCGCAAGCCGGTTCTCCTGAAAATTGCCCCTGATCTTTCGCTTCCGGAGCTCGAGGAGGTCATCGGCATCTCAGAGCAGAACGATATCGCCGGGATTATCGCTACGAACACCACGCTGGATCACTCGGCTATCCCTCCATCCCATGATCAGCAAGGCGGTCTCAGCGGCCGACCGCTTCGGCAAAAATCCACCGAGATGGTGCGTGCCATTACGGCGCGCTCGCGACTTCCGGTTATCGCGTCCGGCGGAATTGTTGACGCGGAAAGCGCCCGGGAAAAATGGGAGGCCGGCGCGCAACTCCTCCAGGTCTATACCGGCTACGTCTATCGCGGCCCGGGTCTGTTGCGGGAGATTGCCGCTATCGGTTAA
- the lysA gene encoding diaminopimelate decarboxylase, whose protein sequence is MHSFHYREGELSCENVSLSAAAKEFGTPLYVYSSGTILDHYRRLDAALGELDHLVCYAVKANSNGAILGLLAEAGAGFDIVSGGELFRVLRAGGSADKCTFAGVGKSQEEIEYALDEGVFCFNVESEAELEWIDRVARAKGVRAPIALRVNPDVDASTHRYISTGRSENKFGIALDRIVAIYEKAARLPNLRLRGIQMHIGSQITAAKPFAEAITKVGPLVRELKQRHELEFFSVGGGMGIIYRRALESGSGKWWHDHGGEDSAFSVADYAAAIVPPLRELGLRVLLEPGRFLVGNAGILLTRVRYLKQTANKKFVIVDAGMNDLIRPALYQSYHEIVPVRESGNDAREVVDIVGPVCESGDFFAQDRDLPPVKEGDLLALMSAGAYGFTMASNYNSRPLPAEVLVTGDQSSLIRRRQTMEDVVREEC, encoded by the coding sequence ATGCATTCATTTCATTACCGCGAGGGCGAACTATCCTGCGAAAACGTGTCGCTCTCGGCCGCCGCGAAGGAGTTCGGCACGCCTCTCTATGTTTATAGCTCCGGCACAATTCTCGATCACTATCGCCGGCTCGACGCCGCGCTCGGGGAGCTCGATCACCTGGTTTGCTACGCGGTCAAAGCGAATTCGAACGGCGCAATCCTGGGTCTGCTGGCGGAGGCCGGAGCTGGGTTCGACATCGTCTCGGGCGGCGAATTGTTCCGTGTCCTCCGAGCTGGGGGCTCCGCCGACAAGTGCACCTTCGCCGGCGTCGGCAAATCGCAGGAGGAAATCGAATACGCCCTCGATGAAGGCGTTTTCTGTTTCAATGTCGAAAGCGAAGCGGAATTGGAATGGATCGATCGCGTCGCGCGCGCTAAAGGCGTTCGAGCGCCGATCGCGCTACGAGTAAACCCGGACGTCGATGCCAGCACGCATCGCTACATCTCGACCGGACGAAGCGAAAACAAATTTGGGATCGCGCTAGATCGCATCGTGGCGATTTATGAAAAGGCCGCGCGCCTGCCGAACCTCCGCCTTCGCGGAATCCAGATGCACATTGGTTCGCAGATCACGGCCGCGAAACCATTCGCGGAAGCGATTACGAAAGTCGGCCCCCTCGTTCGCGAACTGAAACAAAGGCACGAACTCGAGTTCTTCAGCGTCGGCGGCGGGATGGGCATCATTTATCGGCGCGCGCTGGAAAGTGGTTCGGGAAAATGGTGGCACGACCATGGCGGCGAAGATTCCGCGTTCAGCGTGGCCGATTACGCGGCGGCGATCGTGCCACCTCTCCGCGAACTTGGTTTGCGCGTGCTGCTCGAGCCGGGCCGGTTTCTCGTGGGCAATGCCGGCATCCTGCTCACCCGGGTCCGCTACTTGAAACAAACCGCAAATAAGAAATTTGTGATCGTCGACGCGGGTATGAACGATCTGATTCGGCCCGCCCTTTATCAGAGCTATCACGAGATCGTCCCGGTGCGGGAGAGTGGGAATGACGCGCGCGAAGTTGTCGATATTGTGGGCCCGGTTTGCGAGAGCGGCGATTTTTTTGCCCAGGACCGTGATCTGCCGCCGGTGAAGGAAGGCGACCTTCTCGCGCTCATGAGCGCCGGCGCCTATGGGTTCACCATGGCGTCGAATTACAATTCGCGGCCCTTGCCGGCCGAAGTCCTGGTCACGGGCGACCAAAGCTCGCTTATCCGGCGACGCCAGACGATGGAAGACGTCGTTCGCGAAGAATGCTGA
- a CDS encoding metal ABC transporter permease: MWEIMFWPSAACILLPWLLVYLGLHVVQRGIIFIDIAMAQMASLGICVGVLLGYEPESILSYALGVCVTLLGAALFAVTGKRTSQVSQEAIIGITYVVAAAAAVLLLSRSAHGNEEIRNMLVGDITVVSAAEVWKCLAVFLAVGAVHFVFRKNFLLVSFQRDEAYRRGWRVRWWDFFFYATFGIVVTIFVRVAGVLLVFSYLIVPAVCAVTVVRSNPARLLVGWGISLVGGIAGLFFSYWGDFPSGAAIVCTFGALLVLASLVALLRPRKASAS, translated from the coding sequence ATGTGGGAAATAATGTTCTGGCCGAGCGCCGCCTGCATTCTCCTCCCCTGGCTGCTCGTTTATCTTGGCCTCCACGTCGTTCAGCGCGGCATCATTTTTATCGACATCGCCATGGCCCAGATGGCGTCCCTCGGGATATGCGTGGGCGTCCTTCTCGGTTACGAGCCGGAAAGCATCCTCTCCTACGCGCTCGGAGTCTGCGTGACCCTCCTGGGCGCCGCCCTATTTGCCGTCACCGGAAAGCGGACCAGCCAGGTTTCCCAGGAAGCGATCATCGGCATCACCTACGTCGTGGCCGCGGCCGCCGCCGTGCTCCTGCTCAGCCGGTCCGCCCATGGCAACGAAGAAATCCGCAACATGCTCGTGGGCGACATCACCGTGGTAAGCGCGGCGGAAGTCTGGAAATGCCTTGCTGTCTTTCTCGCCGTAGGTGCCGTTCATTTTGTCTTCCGGAAGAATTTCCTCCTGGTTTCTTTTCAGCGAGACGAAGCTTATCGGCGCGGCTGGCGGGTGCGCTGGTGGGATTTTTTCTTTTACGCCACCTTCGGCATCGTGGTGACGATTTTCGTCCGGGTCGCCGGGGTTTTGCTCGTGTTCAGCTATTTGATTGTGCCCGCGGTTTGCGCGGTCACCGTCGTGCGCTCGAATCCGGCCCGGCTCCTCGTCGGCTGGGGGATCTCGCTGGTTGGTGGGATTGCAGGCCTGTTCTTCTCGTACTGGGGCGATTTCCCTTCGGGGGCGGCAATCGTTTGTACTTTTGGCGCGTTGCTTGTGCTCGCCTCGCTGGTCGCCTTGTTGAGGCCACGGAAAGCTTCGGCGTCGTAG
- a CDS encoding metal ABC transporter substrate-binding protein → MKRILVTACLLVTAALSAHAKLKVVATLPDLASLARELGADKVEVSVLAKPTEDSHFVDARPSFVVQLRDADVLIDGGAELEIGWLPPLLQNARNSKIDVGQPGRVQASQGVRLMNVPGNITRAAGDVHALGNPHFMSDPIIAKTVAAHIARAFTAVDEKNTLIYDANFKKFEATINAKLQEWGAAMLPFKGQNVVAYHDSWPYFAHRFGVNIDTFLEPKPGIPPSPSHLAEVIEKMKAQKIKAIIVEPFHDRKIAEKVASATGAKVVDFAQYPGGLPGTDSYVKLIDKLVANLSAALK, encoded by the coding sequence ATGAAACGAATTCTTGTCACAGCTTGCTTGCTAGTTACCGCGGCGCTGTCCGCTCACGCCAAACTGAAAGTTGTCGCCACCCTGCCCGATTTGGCTTCGCTCGCTCGTGAACTTGGCGCCGATAAGGTCGAGGTGAGCGTTCTGGCGAAACCGACCGAGGACTCGCACTTCGTCGACGCGCGCCCCAGCTTCGTCGTCCAACTGCGCGATGCCGATGTCCTGATCGACGGCGGCGCCGAATTGGAGATCGGCTGGCTGCCGCCGCTTCTCCAAAACGCGCGCAACTCGAAGATCGATGTGGGCCAGCCCGGCCGCGTCCAGGCTTCACAAGGCGTCCGTTTGATGAACGTGCCGGGGAACATCACGCGCGCCGCGGGTGATGTTCACGCCCTCGGTAATCCGCATTTCATGTCGGATCCGATCATAGCGAAAACTGTCGCGGCGCATATCGCGCGCGCGTTCACGGCGGTGGACGAAAAGAACACACTCATTTACGACGCGAACTTCAAAAAGTTCGAAGCGACCATCAATGCCAAACTCCAGGAATGGGGTGCGGCCATGCTGCCATTCAAGGGACAAAACGTGGTCGCGTATCACGATTCCTGGCCCTACTTCGCTCACCGGTTCGGCGTGAATATCGACACGTTCCTCGAACCGAAACCGGGCATTCCGCCATCGCCATCGCATCTCGCGGAGGTCATCGAGAAAATGAAGGCACAGAAGATCAAAGCGATCATCGTCGAGCCGTTTCACGACCGGAAAATTGCCGAGAAAGTCGCGAGCGCTACCGGCGCCAAAGTCGTGGATTTCGCCCAGTATCCCGGCGGGCTGCCCGGTACAGACTCATACGTGAAACTCATCGACAAGTTGGTCGCGAACCTGTCAGCAGCGCTCAAGTGA